ACGCCTTTGACAGCAGATCAACTGAATAAAAAATGGACGATCAATGACCAGTCCAAAGTCTATTTCTCCGTAACGACGTCGAAAGAAACGGTAAACTTTGAAATGGACGGCATTACTGGCAGTTGGGATGTGAACCTCTCTGCACCCGACCAAATGAAAGCAACAGCTTCCGCTGACTTGAATAAGCTGAACTCCGGTAATGAAAAACGCGACACCCATATCAAATCTCCTGATTACTTTGATACAGCCGTCCATCCAGCTGCTACTTTTGAAGCGAAATCCTTTGAGAACTGGCCATCCACATGGACAGAAGGACAAAAGGCTTCGTTCACCATCAATGGCGTCCTGACCGTAAGAGGAATTGCCAAAGATGTGAAAATTGATGCTGACTCGATTTATTCCCAAGGCAAGCTGCAATTGGAGGGAACTTCCGTCGTAACGTTTGGTGACTTCGGATTGACTAGCCCTCATACGATCGTCGCCAAAACAGAGGAAAACATTACTATTACACTGCGACTCGCGTTGGATGCTGTTTAATCAGTCCTTTTCGCGCGAACTGCTTACAGGGACGTCTGACCTTCACAGACGTCTTTTTTCACAGTTTTTTACATTGTAATATTGACATTGTTAAAACAATATCATAGCATGAAAATATGAGAACAGATTCGAGCAAACGGAAAGGATGATCTTGTGAGTACGTCTCCCCTTCGAGCCAAACGCATCCACTTTCGGACCAAAAAGTACCGCTCGCCGGATGGACTTCCTACAGATATTTGCCTCTTTACGCTCCTTTCCATCCCGCGCCAAACGAAAACCAAATCGTTGCCACTCAAGCAATTGGCCGTTCTTCTGATCAAGCGAAAAAGCAATATATTTGGAGAGCAATGGGCCTTGCCTGGCGGTTTTTCCCATGAATCGGAGACACTGGACGAATGCGCCTATCGTGAGTTAAAAGAAGAGACGAATATTGACCGCGATGTACACATCGAACAGCTGAAGACATACTACAAGCCGGGAAGAGACCCTCGTGGTTGGATCCCAAGCGTTGCCTATGTCTCCCTCGTTCATGAAGACTTATTGAAGCACGCACAGGCAAACGACGATGCATCAGACGCGCAGCTGTTTCCGATTGAGGAAGCCTTTGCCCTCAACCTCGCTTTTGATCATCGTGAAATTTTGACTGACGCCTTACAGCGCGTTCGTGAGCAGATGCTACAAACAACTATCGCCAAAGCTTTTTTGCCAGATGAGTTTACCTTGAGTGAATTACTGCAAGTGATCGAGACCGTCGTTCCATCCTTTTTGGCAAAAGATCGCGGCAATTTTGAGCGGCGCCTGCTTGCGACAACCAGACGGCAAGGACTTCTCGAGCCAGTTCTATCGGCTGACGGACAGCCTGTCTACTCGACCGAGTTTTCGAATTCGCCAGCCAAGCTCTATCGCTTTACCGGCTTTACGCCAATCGCCATGATTTACTGAAAAAGTCCACATTCAGGAGGTTTTTGCTATGAAAGCTTTGATTGTGATCGACTACACGAATGATTTTGTCGCGACAGATGGTGCATTGACTTGTGGGGAGCCTGGTCAGGCTATTGAAGGACGCATTGGAGAGTTGATCCGCGACTTCCTCGCAGAAGGCGACTTTGTCGTCATGGCAGTGGACGCTCATCGAGAACAGGACCCGTACCATCCTGAGACTGGACTCTACCCTCCGCACAACATTATCGGTTCGACTGGCCGGAATTTGTATGGCAGCATTCAGGACATTTACGAGGAATTTGAAGATACCGTTCACTGGATGGATAAGACGCGCTACAGTGCTTTCCAAGGCACCGACCTTGCATTATTGTTGCGCACGAGAGGTATTACTGAGATTCATCTGGTAGGTGTCTGCACAGACATTTGTGTGCTGCATACAGCGATTGAAGGCTTTTATAACGGCTTTTCTGTCGTCATCCACGAGGATGCCGTAGCGAGCTTTCTTCCCGAAGGTCACAAATGGGCTCTCAGTCATTTTCAAAACCAGCTTGGCATGACTGTTCGAAAAAAATAACAGGCTCATGACGATAGGAGGCTATTTTTATGCGAATCGGCGTTTATGGTAGCAGCTTTGACCCCATCACGTACAGCCATTTGTTCACGGCTGCAACCGTCGCTCACCGGAGACGACTGGACAAAATCATTTTCGTACCCTGCTCTTCGAAGCGTCATGACAAAAAATTGCAGACAGAGGATGCCCATCGCTTGCACATGCTCAAACTGGCTTTGGCTGGCTGTGAACACAAAACAAACAAAGATGGCGAACCCCTTTTCGAGATTTCAACAGTCGAAATGGATGCCTTGCCAGGTGAAACCTATACGTACGATACGATGATGCACATGAAAAAGAAGTACCCGAGCGACGAGCTCTTTTTCATCATGGGATCGGATTTGTTAGAGGGACTGTCGAACTGGGGCAACGCTGAAAAGCTGGTCGCAGGCTTCAACTTCATCGTGATGTCGCGCGAAGGCTATCCGACCGCTGACCTGATCGCGGAGGACGCGCTGCTACGCAATCATGACGAGCATTTCCTCATTATGAGCAAGGGCATCAACATGGGAATCAGCTCTACCTACATCCGCGACGAAATCCGCAAAGGCGGCGATCCCAGCTTCCTGTTGCCCGATGCTTGCCTTCAGTACATTTATGAAAATGGAATCTACAAAGAACCCTACGTATAGTCTCCATAAGAAAAACAGCCGAACCTGTGTGAAGTGTCGGCTGTTTTCTTTGTCGTCTCCATCAACGATTGAGATGATTGGCAATTGCAGGTTGTCGTATCTTTTTCTGATAGTTCACCAAGCAAATACTGCACACGATCAATACGAGACCTGCGATAAGCGAATACGTAACCGGCTCGTCCATGAAAATGGTGCCAGTGACGACTGCGATGAGCGGCACGAGAAACGTAAAGGCGGCCACCTTGCTCGCTTCTCCTGCATTTACAAGCCCAAAGTAAATGACAATGGCAATCGGCACACCAAATGTAGCGCCATAGCCAAGACCGATCAGATATGGAGCATTCCAGACAATGTCAGACCAGCTCTCTACGCCTGTCCCCAAAAGAGTTAAGGCCGCGCCACCAATGATGCATTGCATGGCAACCATCCACAGCGAATCTACCTTGGCACTGACTTTTTTCACATAGATCACGCCCAGCGCCCACGTAAGAGCCGTCAACAAACCTAAAATGACGCCCACGATGGAAACCTGACCAGTGAGTCCATCTGCACTGACCGCCAGTATCCCTATGAATCCCATGATCAGCCCAATGATCTTGAGCACCGTCATGCTCTCACCCAGCCACAACCAGGCAAAGAGCCCAATCAGGATTGGCTGGAAATACACCAATACAGAGAATAATCCACCTGGCAAATACACAAGTCCAACTGTCTGAATGCCGTAAAAGCACAATGTATTCAGAAGAGCAGATATACAATAACGCAACCAGTTTTCACTCCAGTTGATCTTTTTCCATTTCGGTAAAATGAATAAAGCGAGCAAAAGTCCGCCAATCAGCGAACGCATTCCTGCGAATAAAATCGGTGGCGTATAGGCGAGTGACATTTTGTAGATCGACCAGCTTAATCCCCACATCAACACTAAACTTGCAATAGCGACTACAGTCTTACCCGAAAACTTTCCCACGAGGGGCCTCCCTTTCTAGCTGCACACTTGCACTTATGTTTTTGTCCGCCTCTTATCGTACCACACAAAAGAAGAAGCCGGATGTTCTCACCCGGCTTTCCTTTCTGCCATATTATTGCAGCTCTTGTCGCAGGAACTGGTCGAAAGCATCTGTCGGAAGCGGCCTACTGAACAGGTAGCCTTGACCGTGGTCGCAGCCATTTTCCTTCAAAGCTGCTACTTGATCATGGAGCTCAATTCCCTCTGCGATGACATTCATATTGAGACTTTGTGCGATGGTGACAATTGCTTTTACAATTGCTTGACTCTCTTGATTATGATGAATGTCACGAATAAACGAGGCGTCAATTTTGATTGTATCAACTGGCAAGCTTTTAATATAACTAAACGAGCTATAGCCTGTCCCAAAATCATCAATCGAAATTTGGATACCGATATCCCGAATCTGTTGCAGGACTGCCGTCGCCTCTTCCATTTTGACAAAAATACTCTCCGTAATCTCGAGCTCCAGCCAATCAGGTGACAGATTTGTTTCCTGAAGAATATCCTTGATCATCTCGATCAGATCCTTTTGATAGATCTGTCTCGCTGACAAATTCACAGAGACTCTTAGCGTATATCCTTGATCGTGCCAGATTTTATTTTGTTTGCACGCCTGTTTCAAAATCCATTCTCCGAGCGCCAGGATCATCCCTGTCTCCTCGGCGATTGGAATAAAGCGATTCGGCGGAATGATGCCCAGCTCTGGATGCACCCATCTGACGAGCGCCTCCATGCCTGTCATCGCGCTTGTCGCGATATCGATTTTGGGCTGATAGTAAATTTGGAACTGCTCTTGTTCAATGGCTTTCCGCATCTCATTTTCCATCAAGATACGCTCCAGCGACTTCGCCTCCATCGTCGGATCGAAAAAGTCATAGCCATTCTTCCCGCGCGATTTTACGGTATACAATGCCGTATCGGCCCTTTTCAACAAATCTTCGGGATTGTCTCCATCCTGCGGGTACAGGGCGATGCCGACGCTGCACGACACGGTGAATACATGACCAGCCAATTCAAACGGCCGCTGCAGCTGATACATGATCTGCTCTGCCAATGCAGTCACTTCGTTGCG
The window above is part of the Brevibacillus antibioticus genome. Proteins encoded here:
- a CDS encoding DMT family transporter — protein: MGKFSGKTVVAIASLVLMWGLSWSIYKMSLAYTPPILFAGMRSLIGGLLLALFILPKWKKINWSENWLRYCISALLNTLCFYGIQTVGLVYLPGGLFSVLVYFQPILIGLFAWLWLGESMTVLKIIGLIMGFIGILAVSADGLTGQVSIVGVILGLLTALTWALGVIYVKKVSAKVDSLWMVAMQCIIGGAALTLLGTGVESWSDIVWNAPYLIGLGYGATFGVPIAIVIYFGLVNAGEASKVAAFTFLVPLIAVVTGTIFMDEPVTYSLIAGLVLIVCSICLVNYQKKIRQPAIANHLNR
- a CDS encoding NUDIX hydrolase, with amino-acid sequence MSTSPLRAKRIHFRTKKYRSPDGLPTDICLFTLLSIPRQTKTKSLPLKQLAVLLIKRKSNIFGEQWALPGGFSHESETLDECAYRELKEETNIDRDVHIEQLKTYYKPGRDPRGWIPSVAYVSLVHEDLLKHAQANDDASDAQLFPIEEAFALNLAFDHREILTDALQRVREQMLQTTIAKAFLPDEFTLSELLQVIETVVPSFLAKDRGNFERRLLATTRRQGLLEPVLSADGQPVYSTEFSNSPAKLYRFTGFTPIAMIY
- a CDS encoding cysteine hydrolase family protein; this translates as MKALIVIDYTNDFVATDGALTCGEPGQAIEGRIGELIRDFLAEGDFVVMAVDAHREQDPYHPETGLYPPHNIIGSTGRNLYGSIQDIYEEFEDTVHWMDKTRYSAFQGTDLALLLRTRGITEIHLVGVCTDICVLHTAIEGFYNGFSVVIHEDAVASFLPEGHKWALSHFQNQLGMTVRKK
- the nadD gene encoding nicotinate (nicotinamide) nucleotide adenylyltransferase, with the translated sequence MRIGVYGSSFDPITYSHLFTAATVAHRRRLDKIIFVPCSSKRHDKKLQTEDAHRLHMLKLALAGCEHKTNKDGEPLFEISTVEMDALPGETYTYDTMMHMKKKYPSDELFFIMGSDLLEGLSNWGNAEKLVAGFNFIVMSREGYPTADLIAEDALLRNHDEHFLIMSKGINMGISSTYIRDEIRKGGDPSFLLPDACLQYIYENGIYKEPYV
- a CDS encoding YceI family protein gives rise to the protein MKKNSVILTASVATLVVGIGGYMLYDYFAGNHVEIRPAAAVAVASSTTSSTPLTADQLNKKWTINDQSKVYFSVTTSKETVNFEMDGITGSWDVNLSAPDQMKATASADLNKLNSGNEKRDTHIKSPDYFDTAVHPAATFEAKSFENWPSTWTEGQKASFTINGVLTVRGIAKDVKIDADSIYSQGKLQLEGTSVVTFGDFGLTSPHTIVAKTEENITITLRLALDAV